A single region of the Populus nigra chromosome 2, ddPopNigr1.1, whole genome shotgun sequence genome encodes:
- the LOC133681976 gene encoding MYB-like transcription factor ODO1, producing the protein MGRAPCCEKVGLKKGRWTAEEDEKLTKYIQANGEGSWRSLPKNAGLLRCGKSCRLRWINYLAADLKRGNISAEEEEIIINLHASLGNRWSLIASHLPGRTDNEIKNYWNSHLSRRIYSFRRPVNERLPLIIETAKEGMLAKSGAGRFAIKKKKISHPQKDAIRVPTKRPRKENNTGDFSNSNIEGIQLPQTPATEKNTLSSTINDTVIWDPCAEDKELMDLVVTTPCPETGRVMLGSSGEKAKMVICPGEERRRPNSILHPSGGEKENDSFGQFCEGIENEMLSFNEVMDKELLDLDGDSSLNDEGQNSLLVHSGARQSGVLSPNKTVDVFESIGDLSSNGESGDWHSFSSISTSGFDDCGVDWSWDDVMGGHLEIGDETKEENMLSWLWENEKGEEETQRLEDVVNYEQQNAMLLGFFLDLPQ; encoded by the exons ATGGGAAGGGCACCTTGTTGTGAAAAGGTGGGCTTGAAGAAAGGGAGATGGACTGCAGAAGAGGATGAGAAATTGACAAAGTATATTCAAGCTAACGGAGAAGGGTCTTGGCGGTCATTGCCCAagaatgcag GGTTGCTTAGGTGTGGAAAGAGTTGCAGATTGAGATGGATTAACTATTTGGCAGCTGACTTGAAGAGGGGAAACATATCTGCTGAGGAGGAAGAGATCATCATAAATTTACATGCTTCTTTGGGCAATAG GTGGTCTTTGATAGCCAGTCACTTACCAGGAAGAACAGACAATGAGATAAAGAACTACTGGAACTCTCATTTGAGCAGAAGAATTTACAGCTTTAGAAGACCTGTAAATGAAAGACTACCATTGATCATCGAAACAGCCAAGGAGGGCATGTTAGCCAAAAGTGGAGCAGGTAGATttgcaataaagaaaaaaaaaattagccacCCTCAAAAAGATGCCATCAGGGTGCCAACAAAGAGACCACGAAAGGAAAATAATACTGGTGATTTCTCTAATTCAAATATTGAAGGCATCCAATTGCCACAGACACCAGCAACAGAAAAAAATACCTTGTCAAGTACAATCAATGATACGGTGATTTGGGATCCATGTGCAGAGGACAAGGAGCTAATGGACCTTGTCGTGACAACTCCCTGTCCAGAAACTGGAAGAGTAATGTTGGGTTCAAGTGGGGAGAAAGCAAAAATGGTCATATGCCCTGgtgaagagagaagaagacCGAATTCAATTTTGCACCCTAGTGGAGGTGAGAAAGAAAATGATAGCTTCGGACAATTCTGTGAAGGCATCGAAAATGAGATGCTGAGTTTTAATGAGGTGATGGACAAGGAGTTGCTGGATCTAGATGGTGATTCGAGTTTAAATGATGAGGGACAAAATAGTCTCTTGGTGCACAGTGGGGCGAGGCAGAGTGGGGTCTTGAGTCCAAATAAAACAGTAGACGTTTTTGAGTCCATTGGTGATTTGAGCTCGAATGGAGAGAGTGGTGACTGGCACTCGTTTTCTTCGATAAGCACGTCAGGTTTTGACGATTGTGGCGTTGATTGGAGCTGGGATGATGTGATGGGAGGACACCTTGAGATAGGAGATGAGACCAAAGAAGAGAATATGCTATCTTGGTTGTGGGAGAACGAGAAGGGGGAAGAGGAAACTCAGAGACTAGAAGATGTAGTGAACTATGAGCAGCAAAATGCCATGCTGCTTGGCTTCTTTCTTGATTTGCCTCAATAA
- the LOC133681856 gene encoding transcription initiation factor TFIID subunit 13 yields MNNSSTGSSSKSKAGSSSQPSETSFKRKRGMFQKDLQHMMYGFGDDPNPLPETVALVEDIVVEYVTDMAHKAQEIGSKRGKLSVEDFLFLIRKDPPKLNRCTELLSMQEELKQARKAFEVDEEKLASTE; encoded by the exons ATGAACAACTCCTCTACAGGATCCTCATCGAAATCGAAAGCTGGGTCTTCTTCACAGCCTTCGGAAACTTCATTTAAGCGAAAGCGGGGGATGTTTCAGAAAGACT tGCAGCACATGATGTATGGTTTTGGCGATGATCCAAAT CCTCTCCCAGAGACAGTGGCACTTGTGGAGGATATTGTTGTGGAATATGTTACGGATATG GCACATAAAGCCCAAGAAATCGGATCAAAGAGGGGAAAGCTTTCAGTTGAggattttttgtttctaattcgCAAG GATCCTCCGAAGCTCAACCGTTGTACGGAGTTGCTGTCTATGCAAGAGGAGCTAAAGCAAGCAAGGAAGGCTTTTGAGGTAGACGAGGAGAAGCTAGCGTCAACGGAGTGA
- the LOC133682865 gene encoding dnaJ protein ERDJ3B-like, protein MEHQHRRSKLLLLLCVALSYYAIISIAGKSYYEVLQVPKGASDEQIKRAYRKLALKYHPDKNQGNEEANLRFAEINNAYEVLSDSEKRNIYDRYGEEGLKQHMASGGRGGGGGMNFQDIFSQFFGGGSMEEEEKIARGDDVIVELDATLEDLYMGGSLKVWREKNVIKPAPGKRRCNCRNEVYHKQIGPGMFQQMTEQVCEQCQNVKYEREGYFLTVDIEKGMQDGQEVVFYEDGEPIIDGEPGDLKFRIRTAPHDIFRREGNDLHTTVTITLVQALVGFEKKIEHLDEHLVDISSKGITKPKEVRRFKGEGMPLHFSTKNGDLYVTFEVLFPTSLTEDQKKKIKEVLG, encoded by the exons ATGGAGCATCAGCATCGAAGATCAAAGCTCTTATTGTTATTATGCGTGGCTCTATCATACTACGCTATCATCTCCATTGCAGG GAAGAGCTATTACGAAGTTTTGCAAGTGCCTAAAGGTGCATCAGACGAGCAGATCAAAAGAGCGTATAGAAAGCTAGCTTTGAAGTATCATCCTGATAAGAATCAGGGAAATGAAGAGGCTAATTTGCGTTTTGCCGAGATTAACAATG CGTATGAGGTGTTATCGGATAGTGAGAAGAGGAATATTTACGATAGGTATGGAGAGGAGGGACTTAAGCAGCATATGGCTAGTGGAGGCagaggtggtggaggaggaatGAATTTTCAAGACATTTTTAGCCA ATTTTTTGGTGGAGGTTCGatggaagaggaagagaaaatCGCGAGGGGTGATGATGTAATTGTAGAATTGGATGCAACACTGGAAGACCTGTATATGGGTGGTTCACTGAAG GTCTGGAgggaaaaaaatgttataaagcCAGCCCCTGGCAAAAGACGCTGTAACTGCAGAAATGAAGTTTACCACAAGCAAATTGGTCCAGGGATGTTTCAGCAGATGACAGAGCAG gtctGTGAGCAATGTCAAAATGTCAAATATGAAAGGGAGGGATATTTTCTCACAGTTGATATTGAGAAAGGCATGCAAGATGGACAA GAGGTGGTTTTCTATGAAGATGGTGAGCCTATAATTGATGGAGAACCTGGAGATTTGAAG TTCCGAATTCGTACTGCACCCCATGACATCTTCAGAAGAGAAGGCAATGACTTGCATACGACTGTCACCATAACACTG GTTCAAGCGCTTGTTGGTTTTGAGAAGAAAATTGAGCATCTTGATGAGCATTTGGTGGACATTAGCTCGAAG GGAATCACCAAACCCAAAGAAGTAAGAAGGTTCAAGGGGGAGGGAATGCCTTTGCATTTCAGCACAAAGAACGGTGATCTTTATGTCACGTTTGAGGTTCTTTTCCCCACATCACTAACTGAAGACCAGAAGAAAAAGATCAAGGAAGTTCTTGGCTAG